The region CTCTTTCCGCCCCCATTCCCAACTCGGAGTGGTTCCAGCCCAGTCGTGCTCCTTCCTCGAGGTTCTTACCCACTTGAGTCCTCCATTCCCACGCTCCTAGGCCTGCTCTGCAGCCCGCCTTTTTTTCACTTCTCTTCTTTGCCCTGATCCCAGGAAAGCAACATCTTGGCCTGCCTGCCACTCAGGTTCACCTCCGAGGAGTATGAGAAGCAGGATATTCAGTGAGCTCTTGGGACAGGGTGGTCAGAACGAAGAggtggtgggagtggaggggtcTGAGAAAAAGTCCAAAAGGCCTTACCCAGTCCCCTTCCTCTCTGCAGGCTGGTGGTAGCGCTCTCTATCACCCTGGGCCTCTTTGCAGTGGAGCTGGCCGGTTTCCTCTCAGGAGTCTCCATGTTCAACAGCACCCAGAGCCTCATCTGTATCCTTTCTGTTTGGCCACTTTTCCCACACGACTTCATTTCCATCACGACTCCCTACACCAGGTAAATAGGCCTTCCAGGCACAATAGTCATTTGCCCTACCCAGCAAAGAGTCTCTCCAGTTGAAAGATCTTAGGCATTGTGAGAGATTTAATACACTATTAAACCCTGCCAGGCACCAGGCACTGGAGATCCCAAAATGAGAGTAAAACACAGTTTTCTACCTTAAGGAGgcagacacacagacatacattTGTAATTCAGTGTGATAAGCACTATGCTATAGGAGTGTGTAAAGATACAAAACACTATAGGAACTCAgacaagacaaagaaaatgagaCACTCGGATCAGGGAAGACTCTTGACTCTTGAGTTGTGGACTAGGAGCACCAAGGCACTAGAGGCTAATTCCAGCAGAGAGTATCAACTCACTGTCAGCATTCCTGTGTGGCCTGGTAGCCTACTCCTACCCCACCTGAAAGGTCCAAGTTCACCTTTACAAATGGGATGGGCTTAGCTAGAGGTCCTATCTGGGCAGGCTCAGCTCTGGCTTCTTCTCAACTGGCTGTCCTAAAACTAAGAAGGCAGGGCTGCTGCCTCTAGCCTTTACAGCATGTCCAGGAATCAAGAGATGAACATGATGGCTGATGCCAGCCCCATCTCACCACTGTCCTTTTCTGGCTTATCACTACCTGTCCATCCAAAGAGCTTTCCTTGACTCTGGTGCCCTCCCAAGCCATTGGGGCTCACTGTAGTGCATCTGTGGCCCTATCTTTTTTCATATTCGAGCGTTGGGAGTGCAGCACGTACTGGTACATTTTTGCTTTCTGCAGGTGTGGTAGCACCCAATAATTGGGGATGAGGGTGGAAGGTTCCCCCTACCTCTGAAGATTCCCCCACCCAGCCCTTTCCTGTATAAGATCTACTTACCCTGTAGTCTTTTGAAGTTTCATAACCgccacctcccccccacccccaattccaTTTCCCCTACACTTTGGGGTGGGGATTCTGGTTTGGAGAACTGGTTGTTTACATTGGAAGGGGCCCTGAACCCACTATCTGCCTTCCTCAGCGCCCTCCCAACTGTCACTGAAATGGCATTATTCGTCGCTGTTTTTGGACTGAAAAAGAAACCTTTCTGATCACCTCATGGAGAACGGAAAGCTAAAGGCTAGAGGGGCAAAGGCTGCTTACCATTCCCGGAAGAAGACTTCGGTCCCAGTCCCTCAAACTGCTAGGAGGTGGAGGACGTTAGCGATGGAAAAATTGTCTACCAAGCCTGGGATTATCAGCgttttatttagtattttgtaataaaatatatttatagtaaGATCAAGACCTATGCAATTTTCACGGGTCAATTAGTTTGGCCAAACTACTGGAGAAAAAAAGGAGTTTTCCAGTCTTGCAGACCGTTAAGATAGGAGGTATCGCTTCTATTTTGATTATTACGGTAGATGCGGTGTCTAGTGGCAGGGAGTGGGCGGAGACATGTAAATAGTGGCAGCTCTCGGTAGAGTTTTCAGCTGCTAAGAGAGCGGAGCATTCTGGGAGGAATTGTTTATCCCTTTTTAGCAGCCGAAtgaagaaaaagattattttgaagattttccAAAATGTAC is a window of Nycticebus coucang isolate mNycCou1 chromosome 18, mNycCou1.pri, whole genome shotgun sequence DNA encoding:
- the TMEM107 gene encoding transmembrane protein 107 isoform X1, coding for MGRISGLVPSRFLTLLAHLVVVITLFWSRESNILACLPLRFTSEEYEKQDIQLVVALSITLGLFAVELAGFLSGVSMFNSTQSLISIGAHCSASVALSFFIFERWECSTYWYIFAFCRQGLVLSPKPEGSGSLTAHHGVEPLDSSSLPTSTSPLYLANFSGICRVVS
- the TMEM107 gene encoding transmembrane protein 107 isoform X3, producing MGRISGLVPSRFLTLLAHLVVVITLFWSRESNILACLPLRFTSEEYEKQDIQLVVALSITLGLFAVELAGFLSGVSMFNSTQSLISIGAHCSASVALSFFIFERWECSTYWYIFAFCSALPTVTEMALFVAVFGLKKKPF
- the TMEM107 gene encoding transmembrane protein 107 isoform X6, which gives rise to MGRISGLVPSRFLTLLAHLVVVITLFWSRESNILACLPLRFTSEEYEKQDIQLVVALSITLGLFAVELAGFLSGVSMFNSTQSLISIGAHCSASVALSFFIFERWECSTY
- the TMEM107 gene encoding transmembrane protein 107 isoform X4, encoding MGRISGLVPSRFLTLLAHLVVVITLFWSRESNILACLPLRFTSEEYEKQDIQLVVALSITLGLFAVELAGFLSGVSMFNSTQSLISIGAHCSASVALSFFIFERWECSTYCALPTVTEMALFVAVFGLKKKPF
- the TMEM107 gene encoding transmembrane protein 107 isoform X5, with translation MGRISGLVPSRFLTLLAHLVVVITLFWSRESNILACLPLRFTSEEYEKQDIQLVVALSITLGLFAVELAGFLSGVSMFNSTQSLICILSVWPLFPHDFISITTPYTSALPTVTEMALFVAVFGLKKKPF